From the Rhinolophus sinicus isolate RSC01 linkage group LG02, ASM3656204v1, whole genome shotgun sequence genome, one window contains:
- the RASL11B gene encoding ras-like protein family member 11B, with amino-acid sequence MRLIQNMCTIAEYPAPGSAAAADYCLGAAGRRLVKIAVVGASGVGKTALVVRFLTKRFIGDYERNAGNLYTRQVQIEGETLAIQVQDTPGIQVHENGLSCNEQLNRCIRWADAVVIVFSITDHKSYELIGQLHQHVQQLHLGTRLPVVVVANKADLLHVKQVDPQLGLQLASVLGCSFYEVSVSENYNDVYNAFHVLCKEVSHKQPPSSTPEKRRTSLIPRPKSPNMQDLKRRFKQALSAKVRTVTSV; translated from the exons ATGCGCCTCATTCAGAACATGTGCACCATAGCCGAGTACCCTGCTCCGGgcagcgccgccgccgccgatTACTGTCTGGGGGCGGCGGGCCGCCGCCTGGTCAAGATCGCCGTAGTGGGGGCCAGCGGCGTGGGCAAGACCG CTCTGGTGGTCCGGTTTCTCACCAAACGATTCATTGGTGACTATGAAAGGAATGCAG gtAATCTCTACACCAGACAAGTCCAAATAGAAGGTGAAACCCTGGCTATTCAGGTTCAAGACACTCCAGGTATTCAG GTCCACGAGAATGGCTTGAGCTGCAACGAACAGCTGAATAGGTGCATTCGCTGGGCAGACGCTGTGGTGATTGTTTTCTCCATCACCGACCACAAGAGCTATGAACTCATTGGTCAGCTCCACCAGCACGTCCAGCAACTACACCTGGGCACTCGGCTGCCCGTGGTAGTCGTGGCCAACAAAGCTGACTTGTTGCATGTCAAGCAAGTGGACCCTCAGCTCGGACTGCAGCTGGCCAGCGTGCTGGGTTGCTCGTTCTATGAAGTGTCTGTCAGTGAAAATTACAATGACGTCTACAACGCTTTCCACGTCCTGTGCAAAGAAGTGAGTCACAAACAGCCGCCCAGCAGCACGCCAGAGAAGCGAAGAACCTCCCTCATCCCCAGGCCCAAGTCGCCCAACATGCAGGACCTGAAGAGGAGGTTCAAGCAAGCTCTTTCTGCCAAAGTGAGAACTGTCACCTCCGTCTGA